In one window of Vulpes vulpes isolate BD-2025 chromosome 1, VulVul3, whole genome shotgun sequence DNA:
- the BSPH1 gene encoding binder of sperm protein homolog 1, translating to METITHLPEIKDGKCFFPFYYRNEVFYDCMKLKTKHKWCSLNETYQGYWKYCSEEDFAKCVFPFWYRHMIYRDCTEDGDAFGKKWCSLTQHYNKDKIWKYCD from the exons aaactaTAACTCACCTCCCAGAAATCAAAG atGGCAAGTGTTTCTTTCCATTCTACTATAGAAATGAAGTGTTCTATGACTGCATGAAGTTAAAGACAAAACACAAGTGGTGCTCCCTAAATGAGACTTACCAAGGATACTGGAAATATTGCTCTGAAGAAG ACTTTGCAAAATGTGTGTTTCCCTTCTGGTACAGACACATGATCTACCGGGACTGTACTGAAGATGGGGACGCGTTTGGGAAAAAATGGTGTTCGCTGACCCAGCATTATAACAAGGACAAGATTTGGAAATATTGTGACTGA